In Chitinophaga sp. HK235, a single window of DNA contains:
- a CDS encoding type IX secretion system membrane protein PorP/SprF: protein MTKRFMKALGFAILCCCWCLQGWAQQQPIYSQYMFNGMIINPAYPSMDESSSLTAVGRNQWVGVDGAPKTATASFYTPLRATNTSLGVSLTNEKITVNSQTGVHFNVSQRVKLNEKLYLAMGLKGGMSQYREDNTSLYTSDPVFAQNQSYWKTDIGFGFMVFTDHFFIGLSSPTFKSFDLGNSVNKVTVQSHYYLQSGYLITVNDNVKFKPNVLLRLVKGAGLQYDLNANILLKNLVWLGASWRSEKTMTGLVQVQLNKNLQLGYSYDTPMQSNLKGAQSVSHEIMINYRFSWSKWKVVAPRYF, encoded by the coding sequence ATGACCAAGCGATTTATGAAAGCTTTAGGGTTTGCTATATTATGCTGTTGCTGGTGCCTGCAGGGCTGGGCACAGCAACAGCCGATCTACTCCCAGTATATGTTTAACGGGATGATCATCAACCCGGCTTATCCTTCTATGGATGAGTCTTCCAGCCTGACGGCCGTGGGCCGTAATCAGTGGGTGGGTGTAGACGGGGCTCCTAAAACGGCCACCGCCTCTTTTTACACACCGCTGCGGGCTACCAATACCAGCCTGGGTGTATCACTGACCAATGAGAAAATCACTGTCAACTCCCAGACCGGTGTGCACTTCAACGTTTCCCAACGGGTAAAGCTGAACGAAAAGTTGTACCTGGCAATGGGCCTGAAAGGCGGGATGTCTCAATACCGGGAAGACAATACTTCCTTATATACTTCCGATCCGGTGTTTGCGCAAAACCAGAGCTACTGGAAAACAGATATTGGTTTTGGCTTTATGGTATTTACCGATCACTTCTTTATCGGTTTATCCTCTCCTACATTTAAAAGTTTCGACTTGGGCAACAGTGTCAATAAAGTAACGGTACAATCGCATTATTACCTGCAGTCAGGTTATCTCATTACCGTTAACGATAACGTAAAATTTAAACCCAATGTGCTACTGAGACTGGTAAAAGGTGCTGGTCTGCAGTACGACCTCAATGCAAATATTCTCTTAAAAAATCTGGTATGGCTGGGTGCATCCTGGCGTTCAGAAAAAACGATGACCGGTCTTGTACAAGTGCAGCTGAACAAAAACCTGCAGCTGGGATATTCCTACGATACCCCGATGCAGTCTAATTTGAAAGGTGCACAATCAGTATCCCATGAAATAATGATCAATTATCGTTTTTCCTGGTCCAAATGGAAAGTGGTGGCCCCGCGGTACTTCTAA